The window GACTTCTgcgatagttggatggtcaaaaatagaCTTTACCCTTATTACTTGGGTTGCTGCTATTTGATCTCGTATCTGATACTGTGACACAGCTAGTTTGGGATTGGTACCTGGGAAAGCCAGATCTGGGCCGATTCTGATTTTTGTTCGTCTTCAGAGCTTCAAAGACCATGTCCCATAGTGATTACGTCTCTAAAAGTAATATCTAGCAGATGAAATGCAAATGCCAACTCCTTTTGGAAGTGCCAAGCTGCCAAGTGCCAACAAACTGTTTGTTcacaaaattttttttttgtgtaaactGAAGTGTCTGCTTTAATTATATGGCTGTTATGATGGAAGTTTGTCAGCTGTATCTTCTCATGGTGCAGCACTGAATTGAGACACCAGATAAAGCATCAAGGACTGGTTCCATGCATGATTGGAATGGACAGAACTTGGCATGAAAGCAACAGATGTGGGTCACGAAGGAGATAGGAGAGTCACTACTATATACACTAAGACCACGATCGGCCTATATAATATTGCCCTTCTTTTGTCTTAATGACTTGAAATCCAGGAGGTCATCAGATGGGCAGGACTGGTTGTCTGGCTGGCCTTTACTAGCTGGCATTCATCAACCATCAGCTCCGTCATGAATGGCTCGATGATATTAGTTGCAACCTATACCCACACCACGAGGTGTCTGTTAACGCTTCAGAGAATTAGCGAAGCTGTGGGCGGATGGTCATGGGTTGGCATTGATCAAGACTGTCAGGGGTTCCATTGCTTGGGTCCGTGATACTCTGAAATCTGAATCGCAAGCGATGGCATGATCCCCGAGATCATGCACAGTAATGACGGTTATGCTTAACCATCGAATCACAGCCAGAGTGTCCAGATTTCAGAAGGCAGTTTCACGTCACCATTAAGCAGCGATTGGCCGTTCACGCTGAAGGCAAGATCGTGACGAGGCCATTTTTTTGGAAGACTTGTTCATCAAAAGTTCAGAAGAAAACccgcaacaacaaaaaaaaaagttcagaaGAAAAATCAGCAGGTGGGGGTGCGGGGAAACAACTTGGGAAGGGAGACGCGCTACGAAACCGCGGGTCATGGGTGGGTTTTGTTGTTTTACTTGTTGGACCAGAAACCGGGTGTGCACGGCCGCCGCAGAAAGAGCGTCTGGAAGGACGCCTCCATGGAAGGTTCTCCCCATCCGTGTGTCGCAATCAGTCCCAGCTGGAGCATGGCAAGCGTTGGCAACTAGAATTCGAATTCGAATTCTTTTGCCTCGTCTTGCCAATCATGCAAGTTTCCAGCCAGGCTCTCTCTCAACTCTGAAGCAAAACAGTGCTGACGATCGCAATCGCGATGTTTCGTCGATCAATCAAAACTTATGGTGTGGTGGTGTTCATTTCAATCGGGGCAAAACTGGGACAGGACCAACGAATCCATTACAGCAGCAGTAAAAGAATGTAAAATGACAAAGAATGCAGCGACAATCTCTTCTTTACACAGTGGCCAACCAAACCAACCAATCGACGGGACGGAGGAAGAGGATGAACGAATCGAAGCAGCGATTAACCTGTCCATGCCATCAGCACGGCCGGTGAATCGAATCTGTCCAAGGTGAAAAGGGCGCCATCTTTTCTGGCTCCGACGCCCTTTGACCGATCAATCAGCGCTCCTCGTCTCCTCCGATCCGGCGACCGATCGGCGGGTTGGTCTCTTGGGGGCCCACGGAGCGGTCAGGCCCGGCCGGCTCCGTCGtggagcggctgcggcggcgggttgaagagcggcggcgcgtcgcgGCCGCCGAGGTCCATGGAGGACTTGGCAGACGCCGGCGGGCCGACGAAGCGCGCGGAGAAGTCGCGGTAGCCGGTGTAGTCGCCCTCGGAGCTGGCGCCGTGGCTCTCGTCGAAGTTGAGCGCGTAGCTGAGGGCGTCGTAGTTGAGCTTGCGGCCGCCGAAGTGGTGGTGCGGCCGCGTGGGCGGCCCGGCGCGGCCGAACCGCCGGATGAAGGTCTTCCAGCGCGGCCCGGCAACCAGCTCCGACCACTCCCGCACCTTGAGGACCGCGTCCACAGCGCGCTGCCACCagctctcctcctccgccagccccgccgccgcgcccacccgctggtgggaggcggaggaggcgggccaGGGGAAGCAGCAgcaccggcggccgcgccgcgcgaagaaggccgcctccgcctcgtccATGCCCGCGGCCGACGCGCCGCCGAGGTCGGTGTCCATCGCCCGCCCGCCGGGGGGGATCGCGTGGCGTGGGTGGGGCCGGAACGGGAAAACccttctgcggcggcggcagagaagGGCCGCGACGGTTGGGAGTTCCCGGTGGATCTTTTTTGGGGGGCTCTTGTGGCCTTGTGGGCTTGTGCCGTGTGCGGGCGACGGGGGTTTTTATTGGGAGGTGGTTTCGACGCGGCCGGGGTAGAGTCAACGGTTGGCGCGGCTCGCTGACGTGGGCCGGGGGccgcgggcccgggggcctcgCAACGTTCGCGAGCCCCCCTGCTTTTACTTTTTCTCGATGCAGATTCTTACTAACGGATCGTGCAGACAAgagaatttctttttttttcgaggAACCAGAGAATCCGTTGGCCCCTTTGTCAAAAAACTTGGCATCTACTTAGGCCTCGTCCAGTTCGCGATTTTGGGGTAAAaggttactgtagcatatttcgttgttacttaataaataatgtctaattatgaactaattatgtttaaaagattcatctcgtgctaatcagttagactgtataattagtcaTTTTTttcatctatatttaatacttcatgcatgtgtctgaaAATTCGATatgacggttactgtagcaaactttTTGGGAACCGAACGAGGCCTTAGACAGATGATTTAGCCCTGACTCCTGAAATTGAGTTTCAAGTTGTACAGAAAAAGGCGGTCTCTCACATCATATTATTCTCGCGGATGTGATGCGAAGATGCGAGCTGTTTCtgtgtactccctctgttcttaaatatatgacaccattgacttttttcttcgtttgactattcgtcttttctacaaatatttatgcaaatagccaaatcttcaagttagattcaagagactcttgataatagacgtaaaggtactcatttcacttcatttgactaactgattaattaaataatattgcTCAAAGTTAAAGAAAAAATCAACGGTGTTATATAAAAAAGAACGGATGGGGTAATATTCCTGCTGATGGGTTTTACAAGGCCTTACAAGATGGCATGAGGCGGCGGCCATGCTTCCCGGCATCATCGACGCGCCGAGTGCGCCGTCTACGGGGCCACCGGCCACGGGGAGCCTCTGCGGAGTGGATTGGAAGGACAGCGCGGGCACAGGTCGGCGAGGAAGCTGGCGGTTGCGCAGCGCGCGTCAGGTATAGTTGTTATCGCCGGGCTCGACGTTCCAGTTGCCTTGTGAGCAGGGTTTCCAaatccgaccggtccggtcaaaccaccgctctccggtagcggtttaccggaccggtttgaccggaaaccggttgaattcaaatgcaaatttaaaatcgcatgtgcaaccggttccgaccggtttgactggtttaccggccgggatgaccggtttaccgaccggtatgaccggtttaccgaccggtatgaccggtttgggaattttttatttttttgaattcaaatttaaattttgaattggggccggtagaccggtttgaccggtttaccggccggtttaccggccggtatgaccggtttgggaatttttatttttttaattcaaatttgaattttgaattggggccggtttgataccggcccaaaccgtaatcgggccggaccggtttaccGGGGTTGGTTCCCTCTAATCAAGTTGATGAATGGACGATGACTCGATTAGGCGGGATCaacttgggctggttcctcacaGCGTGGCATCAGAGCTATGGTTGCATTCCATGCATGATTACTACTAAAACTTGATGTGAGGCACTCTTAGAAACCTAACGGTAATCACTAATTATGCAGTACTTATAAAAATGTGACTTTTCTAAGGTTATATTTCTTATATGGTGTATATAACTCGTACCTTTCCTAGAGCTGATTTTCGTACCTTATGGGCTGCACATTAGTTGTTATAA is drawn from Panicum virgatum strain AP13 chromosome 1N, P.virgatum_v5, whole genome shotgun sequence and contains these coding sequences:
- the LOC120657219 gene encoding uncharacterized protein LOC120657219, with the protein product MDTDLGGASAAGMDEAEAAFFARRGRRCCCFPWPASSASHQRVGAAAGLAEEESWWQRAVDAVLKVREWSELVAGPRWKTFIRRFGRAGPPTRPHHHFGGRKLNYDALSYALNFDESHGASSEGDYTGYRDFSARFVGPPASAKSSMDLGGRDAPPLFNPPPQPLHDGAGRA